The Erigeron canadensis isolate Cc75 chromosome 4, C_canadensis_v1, whole genome shotgun sequence genome window below encodes:
- the LOC122596378 gene encoding uncharacterized protein LOC122596378 isoform X2, whose amino-acid sequence MTFPSPKPWPRTGTSTVAQQRLYAQQHGIKILDKDVLSKARGQPTAEERKAKRIEEAIAHKRYLGLDPSEAETGVETEANVMPRPPHPYITVASYTGQVQSYLVLGKLLSLCNKTAVFQIAGVGTNRPTTSLFDMLQIRLYA is encoded by the exons ATGACATTCCCCAGCCCGAAACCCTGGCCTCGAACTGGCACATCTACGGTTGCACAACAACGTCTTTATGCTCAGCAACATGGTATCAAAATCTTGGATAAGGATGTCTTATCTA AGGCCAGAGGTCAACCCACAGCTGAAGAAAGAAAGGCTAAAAGGATTGAAGAAGCTATCGCCCATAAGCGGTATCTTGGATTGGATCCTTCCGAAGCAGAAACTG GTGTCGAAACTGAAGCGAATGTTATGCCCCGCCCCCCGCATCCTTACATTACAGTAGCTTCATATACTG GTCAAGTTCAATCTTATCTTGTACTGGGCAAGTTACTCTCTTTGTGTAATAAAACTGCCGTTTTCCAAATTGCTGGTGTGGGGACTAACCGACCAACTACCAGCCTGTTTGACATGTTACAAATACGTTTATATGCATAA
- the LOC122597519 gene encoding exocyst complex component EXO84A-like: MSLADSNAGDLDFGQEVTLGDKLKGFKSSGFDPENYVSTKCRTTSEKEIKHLVTCLLDLKKASAEEMRKSVYANYPSFIRVSREISDLEGQLVALRNLLSNRATIIHTLAEGIGVEPMSSSGPGSRKNASFDLEDREPSEMEVWLSQYMDNLNILLAERRVDEALASLDEGERVAKEKRSTMPTMLLSSLQATITQQRQKLADQIAESACQPSSSGAELRSSVEIIKRLGDGPRAHTLLLNSHHHKLQSKIQGIQTSGSTYGVAYTAALSQLVFSIIAQASSDSLAIFGDQPLYTSELVTWSVKQTNTFANLMKRHVIGSPSASGGLRTVAECVQISMGHCYLLEAHGLALAPVLLRHFRPCVEQALNANLKRIEQGTAALAAADDWSLSFPPVGSRSLGTTASLGSSNVSQLKLSSSAHRFNVLVQEMCEDVGLLRSLQFSNRAMEGLVQVFKSYVHMLVNALPGSSETENLEGRIVRIAEDETQQIALLNNAYLLADELLPRAAIKLLPAQQCLAPDTPRRASEKQLRTPEQRELKKQLLRFVDQLKDSFCRKHALNLIFTDDGGARLNAQRYLSMDESLEEPEWFPSPIYQELFVKLCTVSSLASKMFMERQKFTTLLLIRLTETVALWLSDEQSFWEEVEHGPKRLGPFGLRQFYLDMQFIIVFAKQGRYLSRSLREVIQGIISRVMESVAAVDTDPYSLLPEDDWFTNTGQVAIKMLTGTDTLENVEVTSPTASLSIVSQGSN; the protein is encoded by the exons ATGTCTTTAGCTGATTCCAATGCTGGTGATTTGGATTTCGGACAAGAGGTGACGCTGGGTGATAAGCTTAAAGGATTCAAATCCTCCGGGTTTGATCCCGAAAATTATGTATCAACCAAATGCCGCACAACCAGCGAAAAG GAAATTAAGCACTTGGTGACTTGTCTTCTGGATCTAAAGAAGGCCTCAGCAGAAGAAATGAGAAAAAGTGTTTATGCTAATTACCCTTCCTTCATTCG TGTATCAAGGGAGATCTCTGATCTTGAGGGACAACTAGTAGCCTTGCGGAACCTTTTATCCAACCGTGCAACTATTATTCATACTTTAGCAGAGGGCATTGGGGTAGAACCCATGTCGTCTTCTGGTCCTGGGTCGAGGAAAAATGCTAGCTTCGACTTGGAAGATAGAGAACCTTCTGAGATGGAAGTTTGGTTGTCACAATACATGGACAATTTGAATATTTTGTTAGCCGAAAGAAGAGTAGATGAAGCTTTAGCTTCCCTTGACGAGGGAGAACGTGTGGCAAAGGAAAAAAGATCAACTATGCCAACCATGCTACTCTCTTCATTACAGGCTACTATCACTCAGCAAAGACAAAAACTAGCAGATCAAATTGCAGAATCTGCCTGCCAGCCTTCTTCTAGTGGCGCAGAGCTTCGATCATCTGTAGAAATAATCAAACGACTTGGTGATGGTCCACGGGCCCATACACTACTTCTTAACTCACACCACCACAAGTTACAATCTAAAATTCAAGGTATTCAGACATCGGGCTCAACATATGGTGTGGCCTACACTGCTGCCCTGTCTCAACTAGTCTTTTCAATCATAGCTCAGGCATCAAGTGATTCTTTAGCCATATTTGGTGATCAACCCTTGTACACATCTGAACTTGTGACATGGTCTGTCAAGCAGACCAATACTTTCGCGAATCTCATGAAGAGACATGTAATTGGTTCACCTTCCGCTTCAGGGGGGCTGCGAACTGTAGCCGAGTGTGTTCAGATTTCAATGGGTCATTGTTATCTATTAGAAGCTCATGGATTGGCACTTGCACCCGTCCTCCTCAGACATTTTAGGCCGTGTGTTGAACAAGCGTTGAATGCTAACTTGAAAAGGATTGAGCAAGGTACTGCTGCTCTAGCAGCTGCAGATGATTGGTCACTCAGCTTCCCACCTGTCGGCTCTCGTTCTTTGGGTACTACTGCTTCCCTTGGAAGTTCAAATGTATCTCAGCTAAAGTTGTCAAGTAGCGCTCATAGATTTAATGTGTTGGTTCAG GAAATGTGTGAGGATGTTGGACTCCTCAGGTCGTTGCAGTTTTCAAACCGGGCCATGGAAGGTCTTGTACAAGTATTTAAATCATATGTTCACATGCTAGTAAATGCATTGCCTGGTTCATCTGAGACCGAGAACTTGGAAGGTAGAATTGTGAGGATCGCAGAGGATGAAACTCAGCAGATAGCATTACTAAATAATGCATATTTGTTAGCGGATGAGCTACTTCCACGAGCAGCCATCAAGTTATTGCCTGCACAACAGTGTCTTGCCCCTGATACCCCTAGAAGAGCTTCAGAAAAACAACTACGTACTCCAGAGCAAAGAGAATTAAAGAAACAACTCCTTCGATTTGTTGATCAGCTGAAAGATAGTTTTTGTAGAAAACATGCCCTCAATCTCATCTTTACAGATGATGGAGGTGCCCGACTTAATGCGCAGAGGTACTTGAGTATGGATGAAAGTTTAGAAGAACCGGAATGGTTCCCATCTCCAATATATCAG GAACTGTTTGTTAAGCTGTGTACCGTTTCAAGCTTAGCATCCAAGATGTTTATGGAAAGGCAAAAGTTTACCACCCTTCTTTTGATTAGACTAACAGAAACAGTAGCTTTGTGGCTTTCTGATGAACAAAGTTTTTGGGAAGAAGTTGAACACGGGCCAAAGCGTCTAGGACCTTTTGGGCTTCGACAG TTTTATCTAGATATGCAGTTTATTATAGTCTTTGCCAAACAAGGGCGTTACTTATCACGGAGTCTACGAGAAGTTATCCAGGGTATCATTTCAAGAGTTATGGAATCGGTTGCTGCTGTGGATACAGATCCTTATAG CTTGTTACCTGAggatgattggttcactaatacCGGTCAAGTTGCAATTAAGATGTTGACCGGAACTGACACCTTGGAAAATGTAGAAGTTACAAGTCCAACAGCTTCTTTGTCAATTGTGTCTCAAGGGAGTAATTAG
- the LOC122596809 gene encoding protein GRAVITROPIC IN THE LIGHT 1-like has protein sequence MDSISRSGVTPRKTKLGRTFPKVMRIRAATTTVDEFQKVKAQDKPKNVEVEKNNQKKIVMDAFIAKVLATLSSVKSAYAQLQYFQSPYDPEGIQSADQLMVSELKHLSELKQHYIKNHIDDPSPITTIMLAEIQEQKSLSKTYEITKDQLVNQRRLKDSEIVCLKDKLDEIERKNKLIERRLNSSGPLSYHENLHYSKVTPSDFVSALNHTMKSIRSFVKLMVTEMQYANWDLDAAVELIQPDVVYWKETDKCYAFESFVCMEMFDGFNHSGFSLSNGPKIAKRRQFFFDRYMELKYLKAREYITWKPKSTFAAFCWSKYLRLVHPKMELLLFGNLNQRSLVSVQKFPETTFFESFAEVAKRVWLLHCLAFSFDPNGASMFQVRKRSRFSEVFMESVNEEAFLSPESAREVAFTVVPGFKLGDKSVVQCQVYLS, from the coding sequence ATGGATTCGATTAGCCGATCTGGTGTGACTCCAAGAAAGACCAAATTGGGTCGTACATTCCCTAAAGTTATGCGTATTCGAGCTGCAACAACAACAGTAGACGAGTTTCAAAAAGTGAAGGCCCAAGACAAACCGAAAAATGTAGAAGTCGAAAAGAATAATCAAAAGAAAATAGTAATGGACGCGTTCATTGCTAAAGTTTTAGCGACATTATCATCAGTAAAATCTGCATATGCACAACTGCAGTATTTTCAATCTCCTTATGACCCTGAAGGCATTCAGTCAGCTGATCAACTCATGGTATCTGAATTGAAACACTTATCCGAATTAAAACAACATTACATAAAGAATCATATCGACGACCCGTCTCCTATCACAACAATAATGTTGGCAGAGATTCAAGAACAAAAGAGTCTTTCAAAAACATACGAAATAACAAAAGATCAGCTAGTTAATCAGAGGCGATTAAAAGACTCTGAAATCGTCTGTTTGAAAGACAAGTTAGATGAAATTGAGAGAAAAAACAAGTTGATTGAAAGAAGATTGAATTCGAGTGGCCCGTTATCATATCATGAGAATCTGCATTATTCAAAAGTGACTCCATCCGATTTCGTGTCAGCTCTGAATCACACCATGAAATCTATCAGAAGTTTCGTGAAGCTAATGGTTACCGAAATGCAATATGCTAATTGGGATTTGGATGCAGCAGTTGAATTAATCCAACCCGACGTTGTTTATTGGAAAGAAACAGATAAATGCTATGCATTTGAGTCATTTGTTTGTATGGAAATGTTTGATGGGTTTAACCATTCGGGTTTTTCCCTTTCAAACGGGCCAAAAATCGCAAAAAGACGACAGTTTTTCTTTGATAGATATATGGAGTTGAAGTATTTAAAAGCAAGGGAGTATATAACTTGGAAACCAAAATCTACATTTGCAGCATTTTGTTGGTCCAAATATTTAAGACTAGTACATCCCAAAATGGAATTATTACTTTTTGGGAATTTAAACCAAAGAAGTTTAGTAAGTGTCCAAAAATTCCCCGAAACAACGTTTTTCGAGTCGTTTGCTGAAGTTGCTAAACGGGTTTGGTTGTTACATTGTTTAGCCTTTTCGTTTGACCCAAATGGTGCATCTATGTTTCAAGTGAGAAAACGGAGTCGGTTCTCGGAAGTGTTTATGGAAAGTGTTAACGAAGAAGCGTTTTTGTCGCCGGAAAGTGCCCGGGAAGTGGCGTTTACAGTGGTTCCGGGGTTCAAGTTGGGTGATAAAAGCGTTGTACAGTGTCAAGTGTACCTAAGTTGA
- the LOC122596378 gene encoding uncharacterized protein LOC122596378 isoform X1, with translation MTFPSPKPWPRTGTSTVAQQRLYAQQHGIKILDKDVLSKARGQPTAEERKAKRIEEAIAHKRYLGLDPSEAETGVETEANVMPRPPHPYITVASYTGNKTGGKGRCVIFKRVHQYPNLSAASVATAPGTKEAEVGDGTLFNCPHEDFGKSSETSVENTKPETDS, from the exons ATGACATTCCCCAGCCCGAAACCCTGGCCTCGAACTGGCACATCTACGGTTGCACAACAACGTCTTTATGCTCAGCAACATGGTATCAAAATCTTGGATAAGGATGTCTTATCTA AGGCCAGAGGTCAACCCACAGCTGAAGAAAGAAAGGCTAAAAGGATTGAAGAAGCTATCGCCCATAAGCGGTATCTTGGATTGGATCCTTCCGAAGCAGAAACTG GTGTCGAAACTGAAGCGAATGTTATGCCCCGCCCCCCGCATCCTTACATTACAGTAGCTTCATATACTG GTAACAAAACTGGAGGAAAAGGAAGGTGCGTTATTTTTAAGCGTGTTCACCAGTATCCGAACCTTTCAGCGGCTTCAGTTGCAACTGCACCTG GTACCAAAGAAGCTGAAGTGGGAGATGGAACCCTTTTCAATTGCCCCCATGAGGATTTTGGCAAGTCAAGTGAAACTTCTGTTGAGAATACAAAACCCGAAACAGATTCATAA
- the LOC122598097 gene encoding uncharacterized protein LOC122598097 gives MEISPNLEMKPRVRRRLIQSTLFPHKPQNDVVCLDEDVIIEANVDQEHDEDDCRSQKKLKRRKAKGAASQSRASRKVAVSGNEIGEKKIEEEDSPATVKVDFFVKVSERRHQRKQQKEQLSFHSPEKVEQICSPPDVITNSKSPGKPRKRASSTPKKRQASVTPEKRQMNSTRATNGTLNEDHLDKMLASPPKPLPDLRLEAKLSAEENSRIFAGKQVHPFFSSWKTSKKNSESTGTANKCFYAERNESNTDFSPVHIFEDVQGETFSVDWRNWPFSESISTRAGRDPEDVCLQLINEGSVKCLQFDNFHDVLSPEISPCQNSEVREIGKIGGLSANSEFVVNPDSQLQGTLLAERTTSSYQDCSYQPKNSLWTTKYQPERATEICGNCDSVKFLSEWLQQWHEKGLKTNKCSTDNDNWIMEDVDLNYCPSDCDSDCADEGTDLKNVLLVTGPVGSGKSAAIYACAKELGFQVIEVNTSDWRNGALVKQKFGEAVESHWLKRSMPNIKNPDSKSQLKSPSTTCNVEDVQRSANDVIELIPLSDDEDSDNVGGLVVKPISSQNGTKTLILFEDVDASLYEDRGFLTTIQQLAETAKRPMILTSNSDDPDLPNNLDRIEVNFTIPSSKELLNLMYMVCKAEKAEIEPCLAERFIDYCQGDIRKTIMLLQFWCQGQKQKKDSEVRNKYAPLVFDTDAGHHVLPQMIPSGYTSKLSEMIENEITKSVLLTEKDVSFMEIIEEEEEVELNDTHGIEAKKDEMLRRHCYDQDGNDFCVTTNELPSISNSPAPFTRRTLQKKYDTVMSSDSGQGWSEELFDINEDVSAQIAVETKKLRRKYNAILSSDSEEDCFVDGLCPPNGLSVHTASDYVEENLEDTCHPSEVPCDSKINGICKSEDVSCVPESSYVAETEMENGTVMYSTMCSSQHVDPRIDESPLNTDCVTTTTAEDKVPVVMVKHLHLDTVEEIGDSHIEPTEAMPREYQMMDECSRIDFSRRAESIHGSESVGSTDIVQETWRKLRNCSKEYSQYVSTEENDTSEALGLAFGMTNLISEADILLANCQSLTCDYLKPSMVSNEKSHSYSWHDDQLQMASTFAQHGFCLYAKRSVASVANGRVDLAWEMLAASTNAISLGKLISRDYGKVKTLVNKKPQGAVFSRSMLESPVCNTVQSIVPLRSQLSLKGYVFHEYLSSLAQISKSESSRLSEAVNQTNKRRKRVARNYLSTGALSLSSEDILLLDKYSCHQEQSPETKTEISDL, from the exons ATGGAGATCTCACCTAATTTGGAAATGAAACCCCGCGTTCGCCGGCGATTAATTCAATCAACGTTGTTTCCGCATAAGCCTCAAAACGATGTCGTTTGTTTAGACGAAGATGTTATTATTGAAGCCAATGTTGATCAGGAACATGATGAAGATGATTGTAGAAGTCAGAAGAAATTAAAAAGGCGAAAGGCGAAGGGTGCTGCTTCTCAATCACGAGCTTCTAGAaag GTTGCTGTTAGTGGAAATGAGATTGGGGAAAAGAAAattgaggaagaagattctccCGCTACTGTTA AAGTTGATTTCTTTGTTAAAGTTTCTGAGAGACGCCATCAACGGAAACAGCAAAAGGAACAACTATCTTTCCATTCACCCGAAAAAGTTGAACAAATTTGCTCACCTCCGGATGTCATTACAA ATTCAAAGAGCCCTGGGAAGCCCAGGAAACGAGCTAGTTCTACACCAAAGAAGCGTCAGGCTAGTGTTACCCCAGAGAAGCGGCAAATGAACTCCACACGAGCCACTAATGGTACCCTAAATGAAGATCATTTAGATAAAATGCTCGCCAGTCCTCCTAAACCACTTCCGGATCTACGTTTAGAGGCAAAACTTTCTGCTGAG GAAAACTCACGTATTTTTGCTGGAAAGCAAGTGCATCCTTTTTTTTCATCTTGGAAAACTAGCAAGAAAAACTCTGAGAGTACCGGCACAGCGAATAAATGCTTTTATGCTGAGAGAAATGAGAGTAACACCGATTTCAGTCCTGTTCACATATTTGAAGATGTACAG GGTGAAACTTTTTCTGTTGATTGGAGAAACTGGCCGTTTTCTGAAAGCATCTCCACAAGGGCTGGTCGAGACCCTGAAGATGTTTGCTTGCAGCTGATTAATGAAGGATCAGTCAAATGTTTGCAATTTGATAACTTTCATGATGTTCTTTCACCTGAAATATCACCGTGTCAAAACAGTGAG GTTCGTGAAATTGGAAAAATAGGTGGTCTCTCAGCAAACTCTGAATTTGTGGTGAATCCGGATAGTCAGTTGCAGGGTACCTTGCTTGCTGAAAG GACGACATCAAGTTATCAAGATTGTAGCTATCAGCCTAAGAATAGCTTATGGACAACCAAGTATCAACCTGAAAGGGCCACAGAG ATATGTGGAAACTGTGACTCTGTGAAGTTTCTTAGTGAATGGCTACAACAGTGGCACGAGAAAGGTTTAAAGACCAACAAATGTTCTACTGATAATGATAATTGGATCATGGAAGATGTTGACCTTAACTACTGTCCAAGTGACTGTGATTCTGACTGTGCCGATGAAGGAACTGATCTAAAGAATGTTCTTTTAGTTACAGGCCCAGTTGGG AGTGGGAAATCTGCAGCCATCTATGCCTGTGCTAAAGAGCTAGGGTTTCAAGTTATTGAG GTGAATACATCAGATTGGAGGAATGGCGCACTTGTCAAGCAAAAGTTTGGGGAAGCTGTAGAATCACACTGGCTTAAACG CTCTATGCCCAACATTAAAAATCCTGATAGCAAAAGTCAACTGAAGTCACCTTCAACTACATGTAATGTTGAAGATGTTCAAAGGTCTGCCAACGATGTTATTGAGTTGATACCCTTGTCAGATGACGAGGATTCAGATAATGTTGGTGGACTGGTTGTGAAGCCAATCAGCTCTCAAAACGGAACTAAAACCTTGATCCTATTTGAAGATGTGGATGCATCTCTATATGAAGATCGTGGTTTTCTTACTACTATACAACAGCTTGCAGAAACTGCAAAACGACCAATGATATTAACTAGCAACA gTGATGATCCTGATTTACCAAATAATTTAGATAGGATAGAGGTTAACTTTACAATACCATCATCAAAAGAGCTCCTCAACCTTATGTACATG GTTTGCAAAGCAGAGAAGGCTGAAATCGAGCCCTGCCTGGCAGAACGCTTTATTGATTATTGTCAAGGTGATATCCGTAAAACCATTATGCTTCTCCAGTTTTGGTGCCAGGgtcaaaaacagaaaaaag ATAGTGAAGTAAGGAACAAATATGCTCCACTGGTGTTTGATACTGATGCTGGGCATCATGTTCTACCACAAATGATCCCAAGTGGTTACACTTCAAAGCTATCTGAAATGATTGAGAACGAGATTACAAAGTCAGTTTTGTTGACTGAAAAAGATGTTAGCTTTATGGAGATAATcgaggaagaagaagaggtgGAGCTCAATGATACACATGGTATCGAAGCGAAAAAGGACGAGATGCTACGAAGGCACTGTTATGATCAGGATGGAAATGATTTTTGTGTCACCACTAATGAGCTTCCTAGTATCTCAAACTCCCCTGCTCCATTCACGCGAAGAACTCTTCAGAAGAAATATGACACAGTAATGTCTTCTGATTCAGGACAGGGCTGGAGTGAAGAATTGTTTGATATAAATGAGGATGTAAGTGCACAAATTGCTGTTGAAACAAAGAAGTTGAGGAGAAAATATAATGCAATACTGTCTTCTGATTCAGAAGAAGACTGCTTCGTTGATGGTTTATGTCCACCAAATGGCTTATCGGTACATACGGCAAGTGATTATGTAGAGGAAAACTTGGAGGACACTTGCCATCCATCTGAAGTACCATGTGATTCCAAGATTAACGGTATATGCAAGTCTGAAGATGTTTCATGTGTTCCCGAATCTTCTTATGTCGCTGAGACAGAAATGGAGAATGGAACTGTGATGTACTCTACTATGTGTTCTAGTCAGCATGTTGATCCTAGAATAGACGAGTCTCCTTTGAATACTGACTGTGTAACCACAACTACGGCAGAAGATAAAGTCCCAGTAGTTATGGTTAAACATTTGCATCTAGATACTGTAGAGGAAATTGGAGATTCTCACATTGAACCCACAGAAGCTATGCCAAGAGAATATCAAATGATGGATGAATGTAGTCGAATAGATTTCAGTAGGAGAGCTGAATCCATCCACGGGTCTGAAAGTGTGGGATCCACAGATATTGTACAAGAAACATGGAGGAAACTTCGGAACTGCAGCAAGGAATATAGTCAATATGTCTCCACTGAAGAAAACGACACTTCAGAAGCTTTAGGGCTTGCTTTTGGAATGACTAATTTAATATCTGAAGCTGATATATTACTTGCTAACTGCCAGTCATTAACTTGT GATTACTTAAAACCATCAATGGTTTCAAATGAGAAATCACATTCGTACAGCTGGCATGATGACCAACTGCAAATGGCATCAACATTTGCCCAGCATGGCTTCTGCTTATATGCAAAAAGAAGTGTTGCTTCAGTAGCAAATGGTAGAGTTGATCTGGCTTGGGAGATGCTGGCAGCATCAACTAATGCTATTTCGTTGGGGAAATTGATCTCCCGAGACTATGGAAAGGTCAAGACTTTGGTAAATAAAAAGCCGCAAGGTGCAGTCTTTTCAAGAAG CATGCTTGAGTCACCGGTTTGCAATACAGTTCAGTCCATAGTTCCTTTACGATCACAGTTATCATTGAAAGGTTATGTATTCCATGAGTACCTCTCGTCACTAGCCCAGATTTCAAAATCAGAATCTTCACGTTTATCAGAAGCAGTTAACCAAACTAACAAAAGACG AAAGAGGGTTGCTCGAAATTACTTGAGTACTGGTGCATTATCATTATCAAGCGAAGATATTTTGTTGCTGGATAAATATAGTTGCCACCAGGAACAGTCACCTGaaacaaaaacagaaatttCAGACttgtag